A single window of Psychromonas ingrahamii 37 DNA harbors:
- a CDS encoding M14 family metallopeptidase, translating to MKEQQQTDLVKPSPKKWQAKEKLAWLKKQTIKRSYQNDVLKKIAALAEDFTVEQYGELCYPPYHYPLYIVTTRDWDNNKPSILITGGVHGYETSGVHGALSFIEKHGLKYAEKFNIAVAPCISPWGYETINRWNANATDPNRSFYQSSPSLEASQLMEYVKKHDLNFMTHIDLHETTDTDNTEFRPALTARDGVEQELTDIPDGFYLVADSNNPKHDFQRAIIESVKKVTHIAPADANGKIIGESVSQDGVIHYDTKKLGLCNGFTDALYCTTTEVYPDSPHVTGAYCINAQVAAVTGGLDYLIKNNIV from the coding sequence ATGAAAGAACAACAACAAACTGATTTAGTAAAGCCAAGCCCCAAAAAATGGCAAGCGAAAGAGAAATTGGCCTGGTTAAAAAAACAGACAATTAAACGTTCGTATCAAAATGATGTACTCAAAAAGATCGCCGCTTTAGCGGAAGATTTTACGGTTGAGCAATATGGCGAACTTTGTTATCCGCCCTATCACTACCCGCTTTATATTGTGACAACCCGCGATTGGGATAATAATAAACCTTCAATTTTGATAACGGGTGGTGTTCATGGTTATGAAACCAGTGGAGTCCATGGGGCACTAAGTTTTATTGAGAAACATGGCCTAAAGTATGCTGAAAAATTCAATATTGCTGTCGCCCCCTGCATTAGTCCGTGGGGGTATGAAACGATTAACCGTTGGAATGCGAATGCGACAGATCCAAATAGATCATTTTATCAATCAAGCCCCTCGCTAGAGGCATCTCAATTGATGGAATATGTTAAAAAACACGATCTAAATTTTATGACACATATTGATTTACATGAAACCACGGATACCGATAATACTGAGTTTAGACCTGCTTTAACTGCCAGAGATGGTGTTGAACAAGAACTTACGGATATTCCCGACGGTTTTTATCTGGTTGCAGATTCGAATAACCCTAAGCATGATTTTCAACGTGCTATTATTGAATCGGTTAAAAAAGTGACTCATATTGCCCCTGCTGATGCAAATGGTAAAATTATTGGAGAGTCTGTTAGCCAAGATGGTGTTATTCATTATGACACTAAAAAATTAGGGCTGTGCAATGGTTTTACTGACGCACTCTACTGCACAACAACAGAGGTTTACCCCGATAGCCCTCATGTTACTGGGGCATATTGTATCAATGCGCAGGTTGCTGCGGTAACTGGTGGGCTTGACTATTTAATTAAGAACAATATTGTGTAA
- a CDS encoding acyl-CoA thioesterase yields the protein MKKPQRDITLRFLAEPQDVNFGGKVHGGAVMRWIDLAAYACAAGWSGHYCVTAYAGGIRFVTPIHVGSLVEVEAKVIYTGKSSMHIALEVNACDPKSLNRRLTTHCIVIMVAVDAHSHPIYVPAWVPESEEDIQQNETARKLMEMRKKIGEEMQIFVE from the coding sequence ATGAAAAAGCCCCAAAGAGACATCACCCTACGTTTTTTAGCTGAACCTCAAGATGTTAATTTTGGTGGAAAGGTACATGGTGGAGCAGTAATGAGATGGATCGATTTAGCGGCATATGCTTGTGCCGCGGGCTGGAGCGGTCATTATTGTGTTACTGCCTATGCTGGCGGGATCAGATTTGTCACACCTATTCATGTCGGTAGCCTGGTTGAGGTGGAGGCGAAAGTGATTTATACGGGAAAATCCTCGATGCATATTGCCCTTGAAGTAAATGCTTGTGATCCAAAATCGTTAAACAGACGTTTGACGACACATTGCATCGTCATTATGGTGGCGGTCGATGCACATAGCCATCCGATTTATGTTCCAGCATGGGTGCCGGAAAGCGAAGAGGATATACAACAGAATGAAACTGCCCGTAAACTGATGGAAATGCGTAAAAAAATTGGTGAAGAAATGCAAATATTTGTTGAATAA
- the lpdA gene encoding dihydrolipoyl dehydrogenase, whose amino-acid sequence MDRKKIIIAILACIALWFVFEFNHLLTLENAKIYQAQLNGYINDNFLLASVLYFILYTVSTALSVPGAIIFTLLGAALFGFWWSLLFVSFASSIGATLAFLFSRYMLQDWVQRRFGGKLKAINRGIEKDGSLYLLTLRLIPIFPFFMINLLMGLTTLSAKKYYLFSQLGMLPATAVFLNAGTQLADINSLAGLLSPSVLLSLAALGLMPLISKFIINSIKQNKVYRGWQKPKSFDQNMVVIGAGSGGLVTAYIAAAVKAKVTLIEKHKMGGDCLNTGCVPSKALIRTAHNIKEILNAQQFGVDAQINSIDFKKVMTRVQNVIKKIEPHDSSERYSDLGVTCLQGEAKIISPWQVELNGNVITTQNIVIATGAKPFIPPIPGLDKVSYVTSDTIWSLPELPKKLLVLGGGPIGCELAQCFNLLGSEVTIVERLPQLLIREDQDAADLVSKQLMKEGVEILVNHNVTGFSRDENTQSVALEFQQQTVLKEFDVVLVAIGRKANVGGFGLEELGIELTETKTIAVNDYLQTKYANIYAVGDVAGPFQLTHAAAHQAWYAAVNGLFGRFKKFKTDYSVMPAAVYTYPEVARVGLNEKEAKQADINYEITQYELNDLDRAITDDHDQGFVKVLTATGSDKILGATIVGSHAGDLLTEFTLAMRYKLGLNKILGTIHPYPTMSEANKATAGMWKKDHAPQTLLLWVEKYFNWTRKKDLS is encoded by the coding sequence ATGGACAGAAAAAAAATAATTATTGCCATCTTAGCGTGCATCGCACTGTGGTTCGTTTTTGAGTTTAATCATCTGCTAACGCTGGAAAATGCCAAAATTTATCAAGCGCAACTGAACGGTTATATCAATGACAACTTCCTGCTCGCCAGTGTGCTTTATTTTATCTTATACACTGTTAGTACTGCTCTTTCAGTTCCCGGTGCCATTATTTTCACTCTGCTCGGTGCTGCATTATTTGGCTTTTGGTGGAGTCTTTTATTCGTTTCATTTGCGAGCAGCATAGGGGCTACCTTAGCTTTTCTCTTTAGCCGTTATATGCTGCAGGATTGGGTACAAAGACGATTTGGCGGAAAGCTCAAAGCGATAAATCGAGGAATAGAAAAAGATGGTAGCCTTTACCTGCTAACACTGAGACTGATTCCCATTTTCCCTTTTTTTATGATCAACTTACTGATGGGTTTAACCACCCTATCGGCAAAAAAATATTATTTATTTAGTCAACTCGGTATGTTACCCGCCACTGCAGTTTTCCTCAATGCAGGTACACAGCTTGCCGATATCAACTCATTAGCCGGCTTACTCTCACCTTCTGTTTTATTGTCTCTTGCGGCATTAGGATTAATGCCCCTTATAAGCAAATTTATTATCAATAGTATTAAGCAAAATAAAGTTTATCGAGGCTGGCAGAAACCCAAATCTTTCGATCAAAATATGGTCGTGATTGGGGCGGGTTCAGGTGGACTGGTAACGGCTTACATTGCAGCCGCAGTAAAAGCCAAAGTGACATTAATTGAAAAACATAAGATGGGAGGTGATTGTTTAAATACGGGCTGTGTTCCATCCAAGGCATTAATTAGAACGGCTCATAATATTAAAGAGATATTAAATGCTCAGCAGTTTGGCGTGGACGCACAAATAAACAGTATTGATTTTAAAAAAGTGATGACCCGCGTACAAAATGTGATCAAAAAAATCGAGCCACATGACTCAAGCGAACGTTATTCAGACTTGGGTGTGACTTGCCTGCAGGGTGAAGCAAAAATCATTTCCCCTTGGCAGGTTGAATTAAACGGTAACGTTATCACTACTCAGAATATTGTTATCGCAACGGGGGCGAAACCTTTTATACCGCCGATTCCCGGTTTAGATAAGGTAAGTTACGTGACTTCCGATACAATTTGGTCATTACCCGAGTTACCTAAAAAGCTATTAGTGCTTGGCGGAGGCCCTATCGGCTGTGAATTAGCCCAGTGCTTTAACCTCCTTGGCAGTGAGGTGACTATTGTTGAGCGCTTACCACAATTACTAATACGAGAAGATCAAGATGCAGCAGATCTGGTCAGCAAGCAATTAATGAAAGAAGGTGTTGAAATATTAGTTAATCATAACGTGACCGGTTTTTCCCGTGATGAAAATACCCAGTCAGTGGCATTAGAGTTTCAACAGCAGACTGTTTTGAAAGAATTTGATGTAGTGCTTGTCGCGATTGGCCGAAAAGCAAATGTAGGCGGCTTTGGCTTAGAAGAGTTGGGTATTGAATTGACCGAGACAAAAACCATTGCAGTTAATGACTACTTACAAACAAAATACGCAAATATATATGCCGTTGGCGATGTTGCAGGGCCTTTTCAATTAACCCATGCAGCGGCGCACCAGGCTTGGTATGCCGCTGTAAACGGATTATTCGGTCGCTTTAAAAAATTCAAAACCGATTATTCGGTGATGCCCGCGGCAGTCTACACCTATCCTGAAGTTGCGCGGGTTGGACTTAATGAAAAAGAAGCTAAGCAGGCTGATATAAACTATGAAATCACACAATATGAATTAAATGATTTAGACAGGGCCATTACCGATGACCATGACCAGGGGTTTGTAAAGGTATTAACCGCAACCGGCAGTGATAAAATTTTAGGGGCAACCATAGTCGGCTCGCATGCTGGCGACCTGCTTACAGAATTCACCCTGGCAATGCGTTACAAACTGGGTTTAAATAAGATTCTCGGCACCATCCACCCCTACCCCACCATGAGCGAAGCAAATAAAGCGACAGCCGGAATGTGGAAGAAAGACCATGCGCCGCAAACGCTGCTGCTGTGGGTCGAGAAATATTTTAATTGGACGCGTAAAAAGGATCTATCATGA
- a CDS encoding ABC transporter substrate-binding protein, whose product MKKLITLFSLLLLTTFAQAEDVNWQKIEEKAQSQTVYFYAWGGSQDINNYLRWADKRLQAEYGVTLKHVKVTDISEAITRLVAEKSANKNSNGSIDMVWINGENFKSMKDFNLLTEPFVTNLPNWQYVDKSLPVDSDFAEPTLGLEAPWGVGQLVFIYDKNKVDNPPQSHSEMLVYAKSHPNKLSYPRPPSFHGTSFLKSALIELSENPDALYSPVDDTTFAQITAPLWSYLEDFHQVAWRQGKQFPANSAETLQLLDDGELDLAISFNPNEVFSAQANGLLRDSTTAYALAAGALSNIHFLSIPWNAAAKEGALVAINFLLSPEAQLKKADISVWGDPTVLQSSKVSSSSQKTTLFKSISEPHPSWQIALETEWQKRYGH is encoded by the coding sequence ATGAAAAAATTAATCACTCTGTTCAGCCTGTTACTACTGACAACCTTTGCTCAGGCAGAAGATGTAAATTGGCAGAAGATTGAAGAAAAAGCTCAGAGTCAAACAGTTTATTTTTACGCTTGGGGTGGCAGTCAGGATATTAACAACTATTTACGCTGGGCAGATAAACGCCTACAAGCAGAATACGGTGTCACCCTAAAACACGTAAAAGTCACCGATATCTCTGAAGCCATTACGCGTCTAGTAGCAGAAAAAAGCGCCAACAAAAATAGCAATGGCAGTATTGATATGGTTTGGATTAATGGCGAAAACTTTAAATCAATGAAGGACTTTAATCTATTAACCGAGCCCTTTGTAACCAATCTTCCTAACTGGCAATATGTTGATAAATCACTGCCCGTAGACAGTGATTTTGCAGAGCCGACACTAGGGTTAGAAGCCCCATGGGGCGTTGGGCAGCTGGTGTTTATTTATGACAAAAATAAAGTAGATAATCCACCGCAGAGCCATAGCGAAATGCTGGTATATGCAAAGAGCCATCCAAATAAACTCAGTTATCCCCGCCCGCCTTCATTTCATGGTACCAGTTTTCTTAAATCTGCATTGATCGAACTCAGTGAAAATCCTGACGCTTTGTATTCGCCCGTTGATGACACTACTTTTGCACAGATAACTGCACCCTTATGGTCATATTTAGAGGACTTTCATCAGGTTGCCTGGCGTCAAGGTAAACAGTTCCCGGCTAACAGTGCGGAAACACTGCAATTACTTGATGATGGTGAATTAGACTTGGCTATCTCCTTTAATCCTAATGAAGTATTTAGTGCCCAGGCAAACGGTTTATTAAGAGATTCAACCACAGCTTATGCGCTTGCAGCCGGTGCACTGTCTAATATTCACTTCCTGTCAATTCCCTGGAATGCCGCTGCAAAAGAGGGTGCGCTAGTGGCGATTAATTTTCTGCTCAGCCCTGAAGCACAGCTAAAAAAAGCAGATATTTCGGTCTGGGGTGATCCGACTGTTTTACAATCATCAAAGGTCAGTAGTTCGAGCCAAAAAACAACTTTATTTAAATCCATTAGTGAGCCGCACCCCAGTTGGCAAATCGCCCTGGAAACTGAATGGCAAAAAAGATATGGTCATTAA
- a CDS encoding ABC transporter permease, whose amino-acid sequence MNGSIQKISFHFLLVLAILVCFTPLLPGLLGLLFSAFSYIPALNMQNFSLMGFSELLLWPGLRESILITIFVSLSSTFLSALLAFSILQSCWNKAYWKKLESLLAPILALPHVAFAIGFAFLFTPTGFIARLLNTLFNDFSITHWSLINDPYGLGLILGLTIKEIPFLLFMSIPLLKQLNVNSTLMTAQSLGYSKAQTWQKIILPQWLPKIRFTLFAVMAYSLSVVDVALVIGPTSPATFPVLIWQWLNDPDLATLPKASAGALSLLLMCLVLLYLIRFIEWLTIVKYRSWQTSGRRALPLAGKSALLVTYVISLTPLPLLILWSFAQRWPFPELFPTHWSLRFWQQEWSFLWGIIGNSIFIALISATVALLFAIIIHEHSTRAMADRQRFVVPRLIISIPMLAPQLSILFGIQVATLFIAHQYYYLWVIWAHIFFVFPYVYLVLDGPWRSYDKRLDMIGLSLGMSPFKVWWKIKRPVLLPTLCIAWAVGISVSLAQYLPTLMLAGGRISTLTTEAVALASGQDRRISAIYALLQSLVPFFFYFLAIFASQKTGIIINQSTINKRSIAHHVPDSKESDYY is encoded by the coding sequence ATGAATGGCTCAATACAAAAAATTTCATTTCATTTTTTACTGGTATTGGCCATTTTGGTCTGCTTTACACCTTTATTACCGGGTTTACTGGGATTACTTTTTTCTGCTTTTTCTTATATTCCTGCCCTAAATATGCAGAACTTCTCTTTAATGGGGTTCTCTGAACTTTTATTATGGCCGGGTCTGCGCGAGTCGATTTTAATCACTATTTTTGTCAGCCTAAGCAGTACTTTTTTATCTGCTCTGCTGGCTTTCTCTATTTTGCAATCATGCTGGAATAAAGCTTACTGGAAAAAATTAGAAAGCCTGCTCGCCCCGATATTAGCATTACCCCATGTGGCTTTTGCTATTGGTTTTGCCTTTTTATTCACCCCAACTGGTTTTATTGCGCGACTTTTAAACACCCTTTTTAATGACTTTAGCATTACTCATTGGAGTTTAATTAATGATCCCTATGGTTTGGGGCTGATTTTAGGCCTCACAATCAAAGAAATTCCCTTTTTACTGTTTATGAGCATCCCGCTCCTTAAGCAGCTAAATGTTAACAGCACGCTGATGACAGCGCAGAGTTTAGGTTATTCCAAAGCACAAACCTGGCAGAAAATAATATTACCGCAATGGTTGCCTAAAATACGTTTTACGCTCTTTGCCGTAATGGCATACAGCTTGTCCGTAGTTGATGTCGCACTGGTAATAGGCCCTACCTCACCAGCCACTTTTCCTGTTCTGATTTGGCAGTGGTTAAATGATCCTGACTTAGCCACATTACCCAAAGCATCGGCTGGCGCGTTATCACTTTTACTGATGTGTCTTGTTTTATTGTATTTAATCCGTTTTATAGAATGGTTAACAATAGTTAAATACCGCAGCTGGCAAACCAGCGGGCGTCGCGCCCTACCGCTTGCCGGTAAAAGTGCACTCTTAGTCACCTACGTTATTTCATTAACTCCTCTGCCGCTTCTAATCCTGTGGTCTTTTGCTCAGCGCTGGCCTTTTCCTGAACTTTTTCCAACTCACTGGTCATTACGCTTTTGGCAACAGGAGTGGAGTTTTTTGTGGGGTATTATCGGCAATAGTATCTTCATTGCCTTAATCAGTGCGACCGTGGCACTTTTATTTGCCATCATTATTCATGAACATAGTACTAGAGCGATGGCTGATAGGCAGCGATTTGTCGTACCAAGGTTAATCATTTCAATCCCCATGCTGGCACCGCAATTGTCCATTTTATTTGGAATACAAGTTGCGACGCTTTTTATTGCCCATCAGTATTATTATTTATGGGTAATTTGGGCGCATATCTTCTTTGTTTTCCCCTATGTTTATCTGGTATTAGACGGACCATGGCGAAGTTATGACAAGAGATTAGATATGATTGGGCTAAGTTTAGGAATGTCACCTTTTAAGGTTTGGTGGAAAATTAAAAGACCGGTATTATTACCTACCCTTTGTATTGCCTGGGCGGTTGGCATCAGTGTCAGTTTAGCGCAATATTTACCGACATTAATGCTTGCGGGGGGACGTATTTCCACCTTAACCACTGAAGCTGTGGCACTCGCTAGCGGTCAAGATCGACGCATCAGTGCTATTTATGCTCTACTGCAATCTTTAGTCCCCTTTTTCTTTTATTTCCTCGCTATTTTTGCCAGTCAAAAAACCGGGATAATAATAAATCAAAGCACAATCAATAAAAGGAGTATTGCTCACCATGTCCCTGACAGTAAAGAATCTGACTATTATTGA
- a CDS encoding ATP-binding cassette domain-containing protein: protein MSLTVKNLTIIDANKKPLFSPVSFSILPGEILTLMGPSGCGKSALLSAIAGHASADFSNEGEYYLDNCLLNKIAVEKRNIGILFQDDLLFPHLNIWENLAIALPNKFKKEQRKAVAMNTLNELKLQTLAEKGPSQISGGQRARISMMRMLLAEPAAVLLDEPFSKLDKSLRNDFKVWVFEQIRKRKLPALMVTHDESDRPDNGQCLQWPWNEK, encoded by the coding sequence ATGTCCCTGACAGTAAAGAATCTGACTATTATTGATGCCAATAAAAAACCGCTATTTTCTCCCGTTTCATTTTCTATTCTGCCCGGTGAAATATTAACCTTAATGGGCCCGAGTGGTTGCGGAAAATCGGCCTTATTAAGTGCGATAGCCGGTCATGCCTCAGCCGATTTTAGCAACGAAGGTGAATATTATTTAGATAACTGCTTACTCAATAAGATAGCCGTCGAGAAACGTAACATTGGCATTTTATTTCAAGATGATCTGTTATTCCCGCATCTGAATATTTGGGAAAACCTCGCTATTGCCCTGCCCAATAAATTTAAAAAAGAGCAACGTAAAGCAGTTGCAATGAATACCTTGAATGAATTAAAGTTACAAACCCTAGCTGAAAAAGGCCCCTCACAAATATCTGGGGGACAGAGAGCTAGAATCAGTATGATGAGAATGCTGCTCGCCGAGCCTGCAGCCGTTTTACTTGATGAGCCCTTTAGTAAATTAGATAAATCCTTACGCAATGACTTTAAAGTCTGGGTGTTTGAACAGATAAGAAAAAGAAAACTGCCCGCTTTAATGGTGACCCATGATGAATCAGATCGACCTGATAATGGTCAGTGTTTACAATGGCCTTGGAATGAAAAATAG